One stretch of Prosthecobacter dejongeii DNA includes these proteins:
- a CDS encoding VWA domain-containing protein: MKHRFFLACLVLLSLLPAVSAQEGAAPARAILILDASGSMWGKIEGKAKIEIAREAIAQIVEGLDKNLHLGLMVYGHRKRGDCADIEMLIPPGPVDKAAFIKKVNALVPRGRTPLTGSLIQAAQVLKNTEQKATVILVSDGIETCEQDPCLAVKELESLGIDFTAHVVGFDLGSDEQDAIRCIAETSGGEFLAAGDAPTLLNALATALVKTADPQAAAPEVKPAPMPAPVPPMPAPKAEVEIANVTFITVLAEGGEAVKSYFEITPEGQAKSVARGSSESYKLAPGKYQVKATWGSAVIAEVVTVPAEPESKFTLVYNGGILRLQALASQGGEKVKAYYTISRAGKDLKGNRPRVTAGSGEEFQLPAGEYHVEAKWGQSRAEDIFEVTPGEVTEGELVANAGVLKLTASPVAGGELLKVYYTILDGKAKLDGSRSQVASGSGGEYQIPAGRYLIRAKWGEAIGEVEAEVKAGEATEAQVLVPGGVLNVMLKDAAGEVVKAYTTIYSAKTNLEGKRTRITAGTTPSFTLAAGEYYLEAKVGKETISAEASVKAGEASAVTLQAK; the protein is encoded by the coding sequence ATGAAACACCGATTCTTTTTGGCCTGTCTGGTTTTGCTTTCTCTGCTGCCTGCTGTCTCTGCCCAGGAGGGGGCTGCGCCTGCGCGGGCGATTTTGATCCTGGATGCGTCTGGGAGCATGTGGGGAAAGATCGAAGGGAAGGCGAAGATTGAGATCGCGAGGGAGGCGATCGCGCAGATCGTCGAGGGGCTGGACAAGAATCTGCATTTAGGCCTGATGGTGTATGGGCACCGGAAGCGGGGGGACTGTGCGGACATCGAGATGCTGATCCCGCCGGGTCCGGTGGATAAGGCGGCGTTTATTAAAAAGGTAAATGCCCTGGTGCCCCGTGGGCGCACGCCGCTGACGGGTTCTTTGATCCAGGCGGCGCAGGTGCTGAAAAATACGGAGCAGAAGGCCACGGTGATTTTGGTGAGTGACGGGATCGAGACCTGTGAGCAGGACCCCTGCCTGGCGGTGAAGGAGCTGGAAAGTCTGGGCATCGATTTCACGGCGCATGTGGTGGGATTTGACCTGGGCAGCGATGAGCAGGATGCCATCCGCTGCATCGCTGAGACGAGCGGGGGTGAATTCCTGGCGGCGGGGGATGCGCCAACGCTGCTGAATGCGCTGGCGACGGCGCTGGTGAAGACGGCCGATCCGCAGGCGGCTGCGCCGGAAGTGAAGCCTGCACCGATGCCCGCGCCGGTGCCCCCGATGCCTGCGCCAAAGGCTGAGGTGGAGATCGCGAATGTGACCTTCATCACGGTGCTGGCTGAGGGGGGAGAGGCGGTGAAGAGCTACTTTGAAATCACGCCCGAAGGACAGGCCAAGAGCGTGGCCCGGGGCTCGAGCGAGAGCTATAAGCTCGCTCCGGGTAAGTATCAGGTGAAGGCGACCTGGGGCAGTGCGGTGATTGCGGAGGTGGTGACGGTGCCTGCGGAGCCGGAGTCGAAATTCACCCTGGTGTACAATGGGGGTATTTTACGGCTGCAGGCTCTGGCCAGCCAAGGCGGGGAGAAGGTGAAGGCGTACTACACCATTTCCCGCGCAGGCAAGGACCTGAAGGGGAATCGCCCCCGGGTGACGGCGGGCTCGGGAGAGGAATTTCAACTGCCCGCTGGGGAGTATCATGTGGAGGCAAAGTGGGGGCAGTCGCGGGCGGAGGATATCTTTGAAGTGACACCTGGGGAAGTGACTGAGGGGGAACTGGTGGCCAATGCGGGGGTGCTGAAACTGACGGCGTCTCCGGTGGCTGGGGGGGAACTTTTGAAGGTCTATTACACCATCCTGGACGGGAAGGCGAAGCTGGATGGCAGCCGCAGCCAGGTCGCATCGGGATCGGGCGGAGAATACCAGATCCCAGCCGGGCGGTATCTCATCCGGGCGAAATGGGGAGAAGCGATCGGCGAGGTGGAGGCTGAGGTGAAGGCGGGAGAGGCCACCGAGGCGCAGGTGCTGGTGCCGGGCGGGGTGCTGAATGTGATGCTGAAAGACGCTGCCGGAGAGGTGGTGAAGGCCTACACGACGATCTACAGCGCGAAGACGAACCTGGAGGGCAAACGCACCCGCATCACGGCGGGGACGACGCCCTCTTTCACCCTCGCGGCTGGGGAGTATTACCTGGAGGCAAAGGTGGGCAAAGAGACCATCTCCGCAGAAGCCAGTGTCAAAGCCGGCGAGGCCTCGGCAGTGACTTTGCAGGCCAAGTGA
- a CDS encoding MBL fold metallo-hydrolase, whose amino-acid sequence MKQLAENLWLLQYPLTVLGTQHGRNVTVIRLRSGQTVLHSMAPFTPADLATLQSLGTPGWLVEAMLLHDTYAKEGHAAFPALPFLGPPGFSEVVKFPTLPLLPAPAAWAGELEVFPVEGTPKLKEHAFLHVPTHTLIVADLIFNFDPNEHGWDRFFHRYIAGFKRYPGMSRIFKLCLKDRPAFQASVRRILDQDFDRIIVGHGRVIESHGKALLLRALEDAGVL is encoded by the coding sequence ATGAAACAACTCGCCGAAAACCTCTGGCTCCTGCAATACCCGCTCACCGTCCTGGGCACGCAGCATGGGCGGAACGTCACCGTCATCCGTCTGCGCTCTGGGCAGACGGTCCTGCACTCCATGGCCCCTTTCACCCCGGCAGATCTGGCCACCCTTCAGTCGTTAGGCACGCCCGGCTGGTTGGTAGAGGCCATGCTGCTGCATGACACCTATGCCAAAGAAGGCCACGCCGCCTTTCCCGCCCTGCCCTTCCTCGGTCCGCCGGGTTTTTCAGAAGTCGTGAAGTTCCCCACCCTGCCCCTGCTGCCAGCGCCTGCGGCATGGGCGGGCGAGCTGGAGGTCTTCCCCGTCGAAGGCACCCCGAAGCTCAAAGAACATGCCTTCCTTCATGTGCCCACGCACACCCTCATCGTGGCAGACCTCATCTTCAATTTTGATCCCAACGAACACGGCTGGGATCGCTTCTTTCACCGTTACATTGCCGGTTTCAAACGCTACCCAGGCATGAGCCGCATCTTCAAGCTATGCCTCAAAGATCGCCCTGCTTTTCAGGCCTCCGTGAGGCGCATTCTGGATCAAGACTTTGACCGCATCATCGTCGGTCACGGTCGCGTCATCGAAAGCCACGGCAAGGCACTGCTCTTGCGCGCGCTCGAAGATGCTGGGGTGCTCTAG
- a CDS encoding MGMT family protein, translated as MPKPKSIAATRIRAEVIRLVSLIPEGKFTTYGSIAVHMNVAALHVASVMSRLTKEESVALPWHRVVSADARVSPKMEASLAMTQRQRLEAEGMRVDAQGYIQDSDAHFHVVGLRRNIRWSDPGSGGDP; from the coding sequence ATGCCGAAACCTAAATCCATCGCGGCGACGCGAATCCGTGCGGAAGTGATCCGACTGGTGAGTCTGATCCCTGAGGGGAAGTTCACGACCTATGGGTCCATCGCCGTGCACATGAATGTGGCCGCGCTGCATGTGGCCTCCGTGATGAGTCGGCTGACGAAGGAGGAGTCAGTGGCATTGCCCTGGCACCGGGTGGTGAGTGCGGACGCACGCGTTAGCCCGAAGATGGAGGCCAGCCTAGCGATGACGCAAAGGCAGCGGCTGGAGGCGGAAGGGATGCGAGTGGATGCGCAGGGCTACATCCAGGATTCGGACGCCCACTTCCACGTGGTGGGCCTGCGGCGGAACATCCGCTGGAGTGATCCAGGGAGTGGTGGCGATCCATAA
- a CDS encoding PEP-CTERM sorting domain-containing protein (PEP-CTERM proteins occur, often in large numbers, in the proteomes of bacteria that also encode an exosortase, a predicted intramembrane cysteine proteinase. The presence of a PEP-CTERM domain at a protein's C-terminus predicts cleavage within the sorting domain, followed by covalent anchoring to some some component of the (usually Gram-negative) cell surface. Many PEP-CTERM proteins exhibit an unusual sequence composition that includes large numbers of potential glycosylation sites. Expression of one such protein has been shown restore the ability of a bacterium to form floc, a type of biofilm.), which produces MFARFLFLLGSFCTAGFGSVTLQQADSFWKFDGGASGAASNAQIVDFTGNHTAINATRLSWNTAVPAVSPGGGAPQDTLGRALSFDPYVTVAGAGTTDDTTAAATFQVANGAVSGSFSVLTRAMWDGPVLGEAGVTANDVPGNYWLLNNGLGGNGIGFLFGLLGNADGQTARLAYYTSSGGSFGGTRSLTSTLAITKGVWYDIGMVVDMGDGNAATLVDNSVTFYLHGPGGLQMQTVTGIYISDVTTAAPSTTLTVGSESTGLGASNQRKSFDGSLDYLAMFDVGMTQADVQAIFAAPEPSRALLLGLGVVGLLLRRRRVEV; this is translated from the coding sequence ATGTTTGCGCGTTTTCTTTTTTTGTTGGGTTCTTTCTGCACGGCTGGCTTTGGCTCGGTGACGCTGCAGCAGGCGGATTCGTTTTGGAAATTTGATGGGGGCGCGAGTGGGGCGGCCAGCAATGCGCAGATCGTGGATTTTACGGGGAATCACACGGCGATCAATGCGACGCGGCTGTCCTGGAATACGGCGGTGCCGGCGGTGAGCCCGGGGGGTGGTGCGCCACAGGATACGCTGGGGCGGGCGCTGAGCTTTGACCCGTATGTGACGGTGGCGGGGGCGGGCACGACGGATGATACGACGGCGGCGGCGACTTTCCAGGTGGCGAATGGGGCGGTGTCTGGGAGCTTTTCTGTGCTGACGCGGGCGATGTGGGACGGGCCGGTGCTGGGGGAGGCGGGCGTGACGGCCAATGATGTGCCGGGGAACTACTGGCTGCTGAACAATGGGCTGGGGGGGAATGGCATCGGCTTTCTCTTTGGTCTGCTTGGCAATGCGGATGGGCAGACGGCGCGGCTGGCTTATTACACAAGTTCAGGTGGGAGCTTTGGTGGGACGCGTAGTTTGACCTCGACTCTGGCGATCACGAAGGGGGTGTGGTATGACATCGGGATGGTGGTGGACATGGGGGATGGCAATGCGGCGACGCTGGTGGATAATTCGGTGACTTTTTACCTGCATGGTCCTGGGGGCCTGCAGATGCAGACGGTGACGGGCATCTACATCAGCGATGTGACGACGGCGGCGCCGAGCACGACGCTGACGGTGGGCTCTGAATCAACGGGGCTGGGCGCGAGCAATCAGCGGAAGTCCTTCGATGGCAGTCTGGACTACTTGGCGATGTTTGATGTGGGCATGACGCAGGCGGATGTGCAGGCGATCTTTGCCGCGCCGGAGCCGAGCCGAGCTCTGCTGCTGGGGCTGGGCGTGGTGGGGCTGCTGCTGCGGCGGCGTCGGGTGGAGGTGTGA
- a CDS encoding transposase, with protein sequence MTWRIPAHIPLPEDFQGFDPHSLTPQAEFRSYERHLPHWRKPGASYLTTFRLNDSIPAAILQEMRDEIKGWKHRLLETAAKHQGQLPAEENSAWVEFQRGHLLKLESLLDDGHGECLLRNPGHRHLVELTLHHFHGRRYEMLAFVIMPNHVHALCRPFTGQIVEKLTGSWKRHSSESLNRMTRRRGRIWQQETFDRIIRDADHFRQAVRYIAKNPVQAKLQPEEATVWFNEAIMKANDWTSHP encoded by the coding sequence ATGACTTGGCGTATCCCCGCGCACATTCCCTTGCCGGAAGACTTCCAGGGCTTTGATCCACACAGCCTCACACCCCAAGCCGAATTCCGAAGCTATGAGCGTCACTTGCCTCACTGGCGAAAGCCAGGCGCTTCCTACCTCACCACCTTTCGTCTCAATGACTCCATTCCCGCAGCCATCCTTCAGGAGATGCGAGATGAAATAAAAGGGTGGAAACACAGGCTGCTTGAGACGGCAGCGAAACATCAGGGCCAGTTACCCGCCGAGGAAAACTCAGCTTGGGTCGAGTTCCAACGAGGACATCTGCTCAAGCTCGAGTCATTGCTCGATGACGGTCACGGCGAATGCCTGCTTCGGAATCCAGGCCATCGCCACCTTGTCGAGCTCACCTTGCATCACTTCCACGGTCGGCGTTATGAGATGCTAGCCTTCGTCATCATGCCCAATCATGTGCATGCCCTGTGCCGCCCTTTCACAGGACAGATCGTGGAAAAACTCACCGGCTCCTGGAAACGTCATTCGAGTGAGTCTCTCAATCGCATGACCCGCCGCCGCGGCCGCATCTGGCAGCAAGAAACCTTTGATCGCATCATCCGGGACGCCGACCACTTCCGCCAGGCCGTGCGTTACATCGCCAAAAATCCTGTCCAAGCCAAGCTCCAGCCCGAAGAAGCCACCGTCTGGTTCAACGAGGCCATCATGAAAGCCAATGATTGGACCTCCCACCCGTAG
- a CDS encoding DUF6799 domain-containing protein, protein MKILIQSLAFACLSLCVVNSSFGADEKEKDVKKAEKMAEKKAELNHIAMKEGKLWVMKDGKTTELTETATLMDGTKVMADGSYLEKGEGEKKMLKEGEAITWKGKVTDHDKVMKDIEKHKEKKAEKAAKEAEKATEKK, encoded by the coding sequence ATGAAAATCTTGATTCAATCCCTCGCCTTCGCCTGCCTCAGCCTTTGCGTCGTCAACAGCAGCTTCGGCGCAGACGAAAAAGAAAAAGACGTCAAAAAGGCCGAAAAGATGGCTGAGAAAAAAGCCGAACTGAACCACATCGCCATGAAGGAAGGCAAACTCTGGGTCATGAAAGACGGCAAGACCACCGAACTGACCGAAACCGCCACTCTCATGGACGGCACCAAGGTCATGGCCGACGGTTCCTACCTAGAAAAAGGTGAAGGCGAAAAGAAGATGCTCAAAGAAGGCGAAGCCATCACCTGGAAAGGCAAAGTCACCGACCATGACAAAGTCATGAAGGACATCGAAAAGCACAAAGAAAAGAAGGCTGAGAAAGCCGCCAAGGAAGCCGAAAAAGCTACCGAGAAGAAGTAA